A window of the Phaseolus vulgaris cultivar G19833 chromosome 5, P. vulgaris v2.0, whole genome shotgun sequence genome harbors these coding sequences:
- the LOC137835780 gene encoding uncharacterized protein produces MGRGRGKGKKLTVINHEDTASGEDEKVPMQKRRGRPQKPLKDEYDEEEVEKVEDDSDISVKNGISNKEIKSPTAAENGRKRKRSSQVKEKLESVEEENGIGNGSSTTAELTKSNGFRHNGSRRKNTPRRAAEAGVQCK; encoded by the coding sequence ATGGGTAGAGGTAGAGGAAAGGGTAAAAAACTAACTGTTATCAATCACGAGGATACTGCAAGTGGGGAGGATGAAAAAGTTCCCATGCAAAAGAGAAGAGGGAGGCCACAAAAACCGCTAAAGGATGAATatgatgaagaagaagtagAGAAAGTAGAAGATGACAGTGACATCAGTGTGAAGAATGGAATCTCTAACAAGGAGATTAAAAGTCCCACAGCAGCAGAAAATGGAAGGAAAAGGAAGAGAAGCTCACAGGTAAAAGAGAAATTAGAGTCAGTTGAGGAAGAAAATGGCATTGGCAATGGATCAAGCACCACTGCAGAGTTGACAAAGTCCAATGGCTTTAGGCATAATGGAAGCAGGCGCAAAAACACGCCTCGTCGTGCTGCTGAAGCGGGTGTGCAATGCAAGTAA